GAAGGATTTTCATATCCAAAATCAACGAGTATTTTTTGATATAAATTAAGTCAAAATTCAATTTACTATTAAAATCAGAAGCATACTTTCCATAGACTTGTGCATAGCCCGTAATTCCTGCACGTACATTATGTCGTAAATAATAATGTGGGTTCATTTGTTTAAATTGATCCACAAAGTAAGGACGCTCCGGACGTGGCCCTACCATGGACATATCCCCTTTTAGCACATTAAATAGTTGAGGGAGTTCATCAATACGTAGTGCTCGCAAGTATTTACCGACTGGGGTTACTCGCATATCATTACTACTAGCAAGGACTGGACCCGATTCAGCTTCCGCCGTCACACCCATACTACGGAACTTGAGAATCTCAAATTCTCGTCCTTCTCTAGTAATTCGTATTTGACGATATAAAACCGGACCTTCTGAACTTCTTTTTACAAGAATAGCCGCAACCAACATAATCGGTGACGTTACTACGATTAGTAAAAGAGCTATTGCAATATCCAAAAGACGCTTGATTGCTCCATCTTCTTGTGGAATTCGGAATGCAGCCACTTCAATAATACTTTCGTCTTCGATGTTCATCATATTTGGATTAACCATCACTAAATTTTCAAAACTAGTATTTAAAAAGAATTTTTTATCTTCTTGCATGAGTAATCCATAAATACGTAGTTTTTCAGATTCTTCAATCTGACTTGCTAAGTAGACAATATCAATATCATGAAGATTTTCACGGACATTTTCGTAGTAATCAGATAGCACTACGTGAGTTACGAGATGACGAATGCTTTTAGTATTCGAAAAATTATCGACTGCCGCAAATACTTCTTTTTCCATTCCAACAATCATCACTCGTTTACTTCCACTTAAATGTTGGTAGGTTTTGAACACGATGGCTCTCCATGCAAACAGGATGATACACCCTACAAAAAAGTTAATGAGGATGACCGATCGAGGAAAGGTAAGCCATCTTCCCGCAAATGTAAGAGTCATAATAAATAATGAAATTACAAATTGACTAATAATCGTAATAAACAAAAAATCACTAATTGATTTATTGTATAAAATGTAGGTTCCAAAGAGAATATTCACAATGATAAATCCAATAGAGACATACAAAATACTACCTTGAAACGATTGAAAGTTGATATATGGGATATCAGAGCCAAATTTTAGTTTAAATGATAGAAATAATGATCCAATAAATAGCAGCAAGTCAATGATGGTAATCAAAACCCGGCGTGCTTTTGTCCATTCTTCTTTTTGATTCACGTTGTTTCCCTCCTTAAAGTCATAAAGACTTTATACATTTTACCACGAAACTTCAACCAAAGACAGACGAATGAAAGTGGAGCCTTTCCAAACGAAAAACTCCCCTATCAAATCAGAGTTTTTCTGCATTTGATAGGGGAGTTTCTTGAAGATTATTCTTTTTTTAATTCGATTCTTACATCATTCCGCCCATGCCTGGATCCATTGGAGGCATGTTTGATTCTAAAGTTGGATGATCTGCTACGACACCTTCTGTTGAAAGGATCATTCCAGCAACACTTGCGGCATTTTGTAGAGCAGAGCGAACTACTTTAGCAGGATCAACAATTCCCGCTTCGATCATGTTTACCCACTCATCTGTAGCTGCGTTATAGCCCATTCCATGTTCCATTACTTTCACTTGAGAAGCAATCACAGAACCTTCTTTTCCAGCGTTTTCTGCGATTTGACGAATTGGCTCTTCCAAAGCACGGGCAACAATACGTGCACCGGTTGCTTCATCGCCTGTCAATTCTAATTTCTCCACTAGATGTTGTACATTGATAAGTGCTGTACCCCCACCAGAGACAATTCCTTCTTCAACTGCTGCACGAGTTGCATTCAATGCATCTTCGATACGCAATTTACGTTCTTTTAGTTCTGTTTCAGTAGCTGCGCCGACTTTAATAACACCAACACCACCGGATAATTTTGCAAGACGTTCTTGTAATTTTTCACGATCAAAGTCAGATGTTGTATCTGCAGCTTGAGAACGAATCATCGCAACGCGTTGTGCAATGGTTTCTTTCTCGCCAGCTCCTTCAACAATAGTCGTATTGTCTTTTGTTACTACAACTTTGCTAGCATTTCCTAAGTGTTCTAAAGTGGCATCTTTTAATTCTAATCCTAAATCTTCTGCAATCACGGTACCGCCTGTCAATACTGCGATATCTTGAAGCATTTCTTTACGACGATCTCCAAATCCAGGAGCTTTTACAGCTGCTACATTGAAGGTTCCACGTAATTTGTTTAGAACCAATGTAGGTAGAGCTTCTCCATCGATATCATCCGCAATAATTAGTAGTGGACGACTTTGTTTTAAGATTTGTTCTAATAATGGTAGTACATCTTGAATATTAGAAATCTTACGATCGGTAATCAAAATGTATGGACTTTCTAAATCAGCTTCCATTTTATCATTATCTGTAACCATGTATTGGGAAAGGTATCCGCGATCAAATTGCATTCCTTCCACTACGTCTAGTTCTGTTTCAATTCCTTTAGATTCTTCAATGGTAATAACACCATCGTTGCCAACTTTTTCCATTGCTTCCGCAATCAATTTTCCAACTTCTTCAGAACCAGAAGAAACGGCTGCAACTTGTGATATCGATTCTTTAGAATCAACCGTTTGAGAAATCTCTGCTAATCCAGCAACCGCAGCTCTCGTAGCTAGTTCAATTCCACGACGAATTCAACTGGGTTTGCTCCTGCTGTAACGTTTTTCAAACCTTCACGAACAATCGCTTGAGTTAATACAGTAGCTGTTGTTGTTCCGTCACCAGCGATATCATTGGTTTTAGAAGCAACTTCTGATACTAACTGAGCACCCATATTTTCAAAATGATCTTCTAATTCAATTTCTTTAGCAATGGTAACGCCATCGTTCGTAATCAGTGGAGAACCGTATGCTTTTTCTAATACTACATTTCGGCCTTTTGGTCCTAAAGTAACTTTAACTGTATTTGCTAATATATCCACACCGCGAAGCAAAGCTGCACGTGCGTCTTCAGAAAATTTAATGTCTTTTGCCATTTTGTTTCTTCACCTCATCATTTTTTTGTTCAATGTTTTATTGATTTTCTTATTCTACAATTGCAACGATATCTGATTCTTTTATAACTAGATATTCTTTTCCATCAAATTTAATTTCAGTTCCGGCATATCTTTCAAATAAAACATGATCGCCTTCTTTAACAGTCATTTCAATCGTAGTTCCGGCATCGGTTACTAGACCGGTACCTGTCGCAATGATCGTACCTGTTTGTGATTTTTCTTTAGCTGATGATGGCAACACAATACCACCTACAGTTTTTTCTTCTTCTTTTTCTACTTCAATAATTACACGATTCGCTAATGGTTTTAACAAAAGTAATCCCTCCAATGCTTTTTTGTTAGCACTCTAATATCGTGAGTGCTAACCCATGTACCTATCTTAATCAATTCTTGTATAGATTGCAAGACAAAAGATTAACTTTTTTATCTATTATGTTATACTTTTCTGTAAGCTTATAAAATTTGAAATAGAAAGGTTATGAAATGAAGAAAAAATTATCTACAGCAAATATAATCATTCTAGTTTACTTAGCCATACAATTTTTACCGATTCCGCTCATGGTATTCATACCTGCAGAAGATCGAATTAAAATGAGCCTAACCATTAGTTTAGTAACGGCATTAATTGGATCAATTATCATGATTATCTTAAACATGAAAAAGAAATGGACTCCGGTAAATAGTATTACTCAAGGAAAGTCATCCTCTTATGGAAAAATCATCCTTTGGGGAGTGTTAGGTTTTATTGGTGCCATTATTCTTCAAGTCATTGCTGCTTCCATTGAAACGGCTATATTTGGAGTCACACCCGGGTCTCAAAATACAGATCTCCTATTAGATCTAACCAATACTTATCCTCTTTATATTTTTGGGTTAACTCTCTTTGCACCAATTATGGAGGAATTTGTTTTCCGAAAAGCAATTGTCACTCAATTAGTTGACCACATTGGTTTCATCGGAGCTGCAGTCGTAAGTAGTTTGTTATTTGCCCTTGCCCATATGGATGGCCACATGTTAATCTATGGAACATTAGGTTTATGGTTCAGTTATCTGTATCGAAAAACAAATAACATTTTGACTCCTATGTTAGCACATGGAATCATGAACGCTTTTGCTTCCCTTCCAGTCTTTTTTCCAGAACTCTTTTTGTAGTACCTTAAAAAAACTCTCCATCAGAAAGGAATCATATGACTTTAAAAGATTTATTAATTCAAATCACAGTGAAATTTGTCCTTGCGGCTTTATTCTTTTATTTTGCAGTTGACGGTGTTATAAAATTTGGATGGGGATTTGTCTCTATCTTAAGTGTTATTTTTGCTACAAATAATATTGTCCAAGGAATTCGAATGTTAAGTACCTATTTTAAAATCAAAAAAAATATTGATAAAAAATAGTTTTAAAAACTCTTCTAATGTAGAAGGACCTGGGATAAGCATTCCTAGATTCTTCTATTTTTTTGAATCACTTAAACAGTGATATCCTTATGAAAAGAAAATAAACACTTACCATTTCCTAGAGCTCCAAAAGGTGCTTCTGTCCTTTCACTTTATGCATCTGTCTTATTAAAGATTAGAATTATTCAAGAACATTGCCAAGGGAGCACTATTTAAGACACTATCAATCTCAAAAAAACTAATTTTT
The Jeotgalibaca sp. MA1X17-3 genome window above contains:
- a CDS encoding sugar transferase, whose translation is MNQKEEWTKARRVLITIIDLLLFIGSLFLSFKLKFGSDIPYINFQSFQGSILYVSIGFIIVNILFGTYILYNKSISDFLFITIISQFVISLFIMTLTFAGRWLTFPRSVILINFFVGCIILFAWRAIVFKTYQHLSGSKRVMIVGMEKEVFAAVDNFSNTKSIRHLVTHVVLSDYYENVRENLHDIDIVYLASQIEESEKLRIYGLLMQEDKKFFLNTSFENLVMVNPNMMNIEDESIIEVAAFRIPQEDGAIKRLLDIAIALLLIVVTSPIMLVAAILVKRSSEGPVLYRQIRITREGREFEILKFRSMGVTAEAESGPVLASSNDMRVTPVGKYLRALRIDELPQLFNVLKGDMSMVGPRPERPYFVDQFKQMNPHYYLRHNVRAGITGYAQVYGKYASDFNSKLNFDLIYIKKYSLILDMKILLQTVKILFDKVSSQGVDEMEHTVHSESEIAARGIKVIY
- a CDS encoding DUF4305 domain-containing protein produces the protein MTLKDLLIQITVKFVLAALFFYFAVDGVIKFGWGFVSILSVIFATNNIVQGIRMLSTYFKIKKNIDKK
- a CDS encoding CPBP family intramembrane glutamic endopeptidase, translated to MKKKLSTANIIILVYLAIQFLPIPLMVFIPAEDRIKMSLTISLVTALIGSIIMIILNMKKKWTPVNSITQGKSSSYGKIILWGVLGFIGAIILQVIAASIETAIFGVTPGSQNTDLLLDLTNTYPLYIFGLTLFAPIMEEFVFRKAIVTQLVDHIGFIGAAVVSSLLFALAHMDGHMLIYGTLGLWFSYLYRKTNNILTPMLAHGIMNAFASLPVFFPELFL
- the groES gene encoding co-chaperone GroES, coding for MLKPLANRVIIEVEKEEEKTVGGIVLPSSAKEKSQTGTIIATGTGLVTDAGTTIEMTVKEGDHVLFERYAGTEIKFDGKEYLVIKESDIVAIVE